In one Umezawaea sp. Da 62-37 genomic region, the following are encoded:
- a CDS encoding NAD(P)/FAD-dependent oxidoreductase: protein MDQDSPIDDLRGLRAPVTMFGPDFPFAYDDWLTHPAGLGAVPASAHGTEVAVVGGGIAGLVAAYELMKLGLRPVVYEAEQLGGRMRSVPFREHPESVAEMGAMRFPVAATTLFHYIDKVGLKTTPFPNPLSTDTPSTVVDLKGVSHFAHTMTDLPMIYQQVADAWDKALQETAEVSAMEDAVRSRDVATIKAIWNRLVPRLDDVSFYGFLTASPAFASFQHREIFGQVGFGTGGWDTDFPNSMLEILRVVHNGADVDQRRITGGSQQLPTRLWTHEPEFLDHWPEGTTLASLHTGGVPKNAVKWMRRTAHGITVEDVDHGIRTYPAAVFTAQSWALLAKVKCDEALLPQPLWTAVERTHYMGSSKLFVVTDRPFWLDVDPRTGRHVMSMTLTDRMPRGVYLFDDGPDKPGVMCLSYTWNDDSLKLATLTLEERLEVVLGSLAEIYPGVDIRTHVIGDPVTITWETEPHFMGAFKSNLPGHYRYQRKLYTHFMQDDLTDAQRGLFLAGDDISWCGGFAEGAVTTALNAVWGVLHHLGGRTHRGNPGPGDVFSEIAPLELPEF from the coding sequence ATGGACCAAGACAGCCCGATCGACGACCTCCGCGGCCTGCGGGCCCCGGTCACGATGTTCGGCCCGGACTTCCCGTTCGCCTACGACGACTGGCTCACCCACCCCGCGGGTCTCGGCGCGGTGCCCGCCTCGGCGCACGGCACCGAGGTCGCCGTGGTCGGCGGTGGCATCGCCGGGCTGGTCGCGGCCTACGAGCTGATGAAGCTCGGGCTGCGCCCGGTGGTGTACGAGGCCGAGCAGCTCGGCGGCCGGATGCGGTCGGTGCCGTTCCGGGAGCACCCGGAGTCGGTCGCGGAGATGGGCGCCATGCGCTTCCCCGTCGCCGCGACGACGTTGTTCCACTACATCGACAAGGTGGGCCTGAAGACCACGCCGTTCCCCAACCCGCTGTCCACCGACACGCCGAGCACGGTGGTGGACCTCAAGGGCGTCAGCCACTTCGCGCACACGATGACCGACCTGCCGATGATCTACCAGCAGGTCGCCGACGCGTGGGACAAGGCGCTCCAGGAGACCGCGGAGGTGTCCGCGATGGAGGACGCGGTCCGCAGCCGGGACGTCGCGACGATCAAGGCGATCTGGAACCGCCTCGTGCCGCGGCTGGACGACGTGTCGTTCTACGGCTTCCTCACCGCCTCGCCCGCGTTCGCCTCGTTCCAGCACCGGGAGATCTTCGGCCAGGTCGGTTTCGGCACCGGCGGCTGGGACACCGATTTCCCCAACTCCATGCTGGAGATCCTGCGCGTCGTCCACAACGGCGCGGACGTCGACCAGCGGCGGATCACCGGCGGCAGCCAGCAGTTGCCGACCAGGCTGTGGACGCACGAGCCGGAGTTCCTCGACCACTGGCCGGAGGGCACGACGCTGGCGTCGCTGCACACCGGCGGCGTGCCGAAGAACGCGGTCAAGTGGATGCGCCGCACCGCGCACGGCATCACCGTCGAGGACGTCGACCACGGCATCCGCACCTACCCCGCGGCCGTGTTCACCGCGCAGAGCTGGGCGCTGCTGGCGAAGGTGAAGTGCGACGAGGCCCTGCTGCCGCAACCGCTGTGGACGGCCGTGGAGCGCACGCACTACATGGGTTCGTCGAAGCTGTTCGTGGTGACGGACCGGCCGTTCTGGTTGGACGTCGACCCGCGCACCGGCAGGCACGTCATGAGCATGACGCTCACCGACCGCATGCCGCGCGGCGTCTACCTGTTCGACGACGGGCCGGACAAGCCCGGCGTGATGTGCCTGTCCTACACCTGGAACGACGACTCGCTGAAGCTCGCGACGCTGACCCTGGAGGAACGGCTGGAGGTCGTGCTCGGCTCCCTGGCCGAGATCTACCCCGGCGTGGACATCCGCACGCACGTCATCGGCGACCCGGTGACCATCACCTGGGAGACCGAGCCGCACTTCATGGGCGCGTTCAAGTCGAACCTGCCGGGGCACTACCGCTACCAGCGCAAGCTGTACACGCACTTCATGCAGGACGACCTGACCGACGCCCAGCGCGGGCTCTTCCTGGCGGGCGACGACATCTCGTGGTGCGGCGGCTTCGCCGAGGGCGCCGTCACGACTGCGCTCAACGCGGTGTGGGGGGTCCTGCACCACCTCGGGGGACGCACTCATCGCGGCAATCCCGGTCCCGGAGACGTCTTCAGCGAGATCGCCCCCCTGGAGCTACCGGAGTTCTGA
- a CDS encoding carbon-nitrogen hydrolase family protein yields the protein MRIACWQTVAGGEPPRTRLRAAARSAAEAGARLLITPEISLTGYHLGPRRLRELAEPDDGPMCEEASDIAAETGVAIVFGWPEASGGSVYNTVRLVDGTGRALATYRKTHLFGDIDRAIFEPGDVGVVQAELDGFTVGMVICYDVEFPETVRAHAVAGTQLLVVPTALMKPWDIVARTLVHTRALESQLYIAYVNWAGVERELEYCGLTRVVGPSGHALHEDVHGEQLVLADLDATRITKAKQVNDYLADRRPELFGPPSTESA from the coding sequence ATGAGGATCGCTTGCTGGCAGACGGTCGCTGGTGGTGAGCCGCCGCGCACGCGGCTCCGGGCCGCGGCCCGGAGCGCGGCCGAAGCCGGTGCCCGGCTGCTGATCACGCCCGAGATCTCCCTGACCGGTTACCACCTCGGCCCGCGCCGCCTGCGCGAACTGGCCGAACCCGACGACGGGCCGATGTGCGAGGAAGCCTCCGACATCGCCGCGGAAACCGGTGTCGCCATCGTCTTCGGCTGGCCGGAGGCCTCGGGCGGCAGCGTCTACAACACCGTCCGCCTGGTCGACGGCACCGGGCGGGCGCTGGCGACCTACCGCAAGACCCACCTGTTCGGCGACATCGACCGCGCGATCTTCGAACCGGGGGACGTGGGCGTCGTCCAGGCCGAACTCGACGGCTTCACCGTCGGGATGGTCATCTGCTACGACGTCGAGTTCCCGGAAACGGTGCGCGCGCACGCCGTCGCGGGCACCCAGCTGCTGGTCGTGCCGACCGCGCTGATGAAGCCGTGGGACATCGTGGCCCGGACCCTGGTGCACACCCGCGCGCTGGAGAGCCAGCTCTACATCGCCTACGTCAACTGGGCGGGCGTCGAACGGGAACTCGAGTACTGCGGCCTCACCCGCGTCGTCGGCCCCTCCGGCCACGCGCTGCACGAGGACGTGCACGGCGAGCAGCTCGTGCTGGCCGACCTCGACGCCACCCGGATCACGAAGGCCAAGCAGGTCAACGACTACCTGGCCGATCGGCGACCCGAGCTCTTCGGACCCCCTTCCACCGAATCCGCCTGA
- a CDS encoding AAA family ATPase, translating into MLVERTRELATLQHVLEDCLRGRSGVAMITGARATGKTALLHAFGEEVQRSGALLLNASCTPGERSLPLGVLSQLQRNIPLEYCSGDRAAYLAGLLDEAASPIRTGEGEAEGAEVKRGHVLHQLGAALLNIAEQRPIVVVVDDAQYMDDLSKETLRHVLGRLRSASVAVVFTECVGSREPRSLFHTEFLRHPHCHSIRLTLLSPAGVGEMVASELDSRIADAFGAQYYEVTGGNPLLVRALLEDQQRVRLGHGDAPVAEPVVGEGFAEAVMSCLHRGDPAVREAAYALAVLDAQSDRPKLFGRMVDRCAKTAAKDVESLVVMGLLRGDSYRHPAIREAVMDDALANADLPDLHLKAAWLLAQDGAEPRTVAGHLVAAGTDCPEWALPMLREAAEAALLDDKVEEAVEYLELAVRDQSEETPIELVMMLVRLKLRLSPASALQHVPALGEAMREGRLLGRGLLWFVRFLVVHGRVDDVTEGLARLVDRMDELDEHSRAEITITRMWAVGSYPEIVSGLPAEVSDPDHVSVDVDMRVQAATALTKVIGGHFDDGVVMTAERVLQSANLAEEPTEEVSAALRTLLYLEKLDSVKSWCDTLIADRHESSNPPGWRGELAMIRAEVALRMGDLGAARRHAMFAMDKVDPRTWGASVGMALGTLLQATTAMGKFDEAAEALAQRVPQHIYRGRYGLHYLFAKGHHHLATRQLPAALGDFLSCGELMVKWRLDSPGLLPWRTGAAEVYLRLGNQAKARELVDQQLALPVMGPSLSRGIAMRVKAATLDLRQRSQLLHGALDEVQAAGGQLEVARVLADLSHTHHQLGEPDRARMMVRRAWRVAKDCQAEPLCAQLIPDQNRTVGTSGDTGSECGAATLSDAERRVAGLAALGHTNREIANKLYVTISTVEQHLTKAYRKLNVTQRKDLPADLWSDAASIA; encoded by the coding sequence ATGTTGGTCGAACGGACTAGAGAACTGGCCACCCTCCAGCACGTGCTGGAGGACTGCCTCCGAGGTCGGTCCGGCGTGGCCATGATCACCGGTGCCAGAGCCACCGGGAAGACCGCGCTGCTGCACGCCTTCGGTGAAGAAGTCCAGCGTTCGGGAGCGCTGCTGCTCAACGCCTCCTGCACCCCAGGAGAGCGCTCTCTGCCGTTGGGCGTGCTCAGCCAGCTCCAGCGCAACATCCCGCTCGAGTACTGCTCGGGCGACCGCGCCGCCTACCTCGCGGGGCTGCTGGACGAGGCCGCGAGTCCTATCAGGACCGGCGAGGGCGAAGCGGAGGGCGCGGAGGTCAAGCGCGGGCACGTGCTGCACCAGCTCGGCGCGGCGCTGCTGAACATCGCCGAACAGCGGCCGATCGTCGTCGTGGTCGACGACGCGCAGTACATGGACGACCTGTCGAAGGAAACCCTCCGGCACGTGCTCGGCAGGCTGCGGTCGGCGAGCGTCGCCGTGGTGTTCACCGAGTGCGTCGGCTCCCGCGAGCCGCGCTCGTTGTTCCACACGGAGTTCCTGCGCCACCCGCACTGCCACAGCATCCGGCTGACGCTGCTGTCGCCCGCGGGCGTCGGCGAGATGGTCGCCTCGGAGCTGGACTCCCGCATCGCCGACGCGTTCGGCGCCCAGTACTACGAGGTCACCGGCGGCAACCCCCTGCTCGTCCGCGCGCTGCTGGAGGACCAGCAGCGGGTTCGACTCGGCCACGGCGACGCGCCGGTCGCGGAACCCGTTGTGGGGGAGGGGTTCGCCGAGGCGGTCATGAGCTGCCTGCACCGCGGCGACCCGGCCGTCCGCGAGGCCGCGTACGCGCTCGCCGTGCTGGACGCGCAGTCGGACCGGCCGAAGCTGTTCGGGCGCATGGTGGACCGCTGCGCCAAGACCGCGGCCAAGGACGTCGAAAGCCTTGTGGTCATGGGCCTGCTGCGCGGCGACAGCTACCGCCACCCGGCGATCCGCGAAGCCGTCATGGACGACGCCCTGGCCAACGCCGACCTGCCCGACCTCCACCTGAAGGCCGCGTGGCTGCTGGCCCAGGACGGCGCCGAGCCGCGCACGGTCGCCGGTCACCTCGTCGCCGCGGGCACCGACTGCCCGGAGTGGGCGCTGCCGATGCTGCGCGAGGCCGCCGAGGCCGCGCTCCTCGACGACAAGGTCGAGGAGGCCGTGGAATACCTCGAACTGGCCGTGCGCGACCAGTCCGAGGAGACGCCCATCGAGCTCGTGATGATGCTGGTGCGCCTCAAGCTCCGGCTCAGCCCGGCCTCCGCGCTGCAGCACGTCCCGGCGCTGGGCGAGGCGATGCGCGAGGGCAGGCTCCTCGGCCGCGGCCTCCTCTGGTTCGTCCGGTTCCTCGTCGTGCACGGCCGCGTCGACGACGTCACCGAGGGACTGGCGCGGCTCGTCGACCGGATGGACGAGCTGGACGAGCACAGCAGGGCCGAGATCACGATCACCAGGATGTGGGCCGTCGGCTCGTACCCCGAGATCGTCAGCGGTCTGCCCGCCGAGGTGTCCGACCCCGACCACGTGTCGGTCGACGTCGACATGCGGGTCCAGGCGGCCACCGCGCTGACCAAGGTCATCGGCGGCCACTTCGACGACGGCGTCGTGATGACCGCCGAACGCGTGCTGCAGAGCGCGAACCTCGCGGAGGAGCCGACCGAGGAGGTCAGTGCCGCCCTGCGGACGTTGCTGTACCTGGAGAAGCTCGACAGCGTCAAGTCCTGGTGCGACACCCTGATCGCCGACCGCCACGAGTCGTCCAACCCTCCCGGCTGGCGCGGCGAACTGGCGATGATCCGCGCGGAGGTCGCGTTGCGGATGGGCGACCTGGGCGCCGCTCGCAGGCACGCGATGTTCGCCATGGACAAGGTCGACCCGCGCACGTGGGGCGCCAGCGTCGGCATGGCGCTGGGCACGCTCCTCCAGGCGACGACCGCGATGGGCAAGTTCGACGAGGCCGCCGAAGCGCTGGCGCAGCGCGTGCCGCAGCACATCTACCGCGGTCGTTACGGTCTGCACTACCTGTTCGCCAAGGGCCACCACCACCTCGCGACCCGGCAGCTGCCCGCCGCGCTCGGTGACTTCCTGTCCTGCGGCGAGCTGATGGTCAAGTGGCGCCTGGACTCGCCGGGCCTGCTGCCGTGGCGCACCGGTGCCGCGGAGGTGTACCTGCGGCTGGGCAACCAGGCGAAGGCCCGCGAGCTGGTCGACCAGCAGCTGGCGCTGCCGGTGATGGGACCGTCGCTGTCGCGCGGCATCGCCATGCGGGTCAAGGCGGCGACGCTCGACCTGCGGCAGCGGTCGCAGCTGCTGCACGGTGCGCTGGACGAGGTGCAGGCGGCGGGCGGACAGCTCGAGGTCGCTCGCGTGCTGGCCGACCTCAGCCACACGCACCACCAGCTGGGTGAGCCGGACCGGGCTCGGATGATGGTGCGGAGGGCGTGGCGGGTGGCCAAGGACTGCCAGGCGGAACCGTTGTGCGCGCAGCTGATCCCGGACCAGAACCGGACCGTCGGCACGTCCGGTGACACCGGTTCCGAGTGCGGCGCGGCGACGTTGTCGGACGCGGAGCGCCGGGTCGCGGGGCTGGCCGCGCTGGGGCACACGAACCGGGAGATCGCGAACAAGCTGTACGTCACGATCAGCACGGTGGAGCAGCACCTGACGAAGGCCTACCGGAAGCTGAACGTGACGCAGCGCAAGGACCTGCCCGCGGACCTGTGGAGCGACGCGGCCTCCATCGCCTGA